Part of the Drosophila santomea strain STO CAGO 1482 chromosome 2L, Prin_Dsan_1.1, whole genome shotgun sequence genome is shown below.
TGATTTATGTGTTTCTTAAGGGCGTACATTTGAAATTGCGGTCAGAGAAGATTCTCTGAGATAATCATTCATCAAGAAGagcatatatatttcaattcaTTGAACTAGATCAACTTCAGGATATTGTGCACCAATAAACTCTGCAGTGAGAATTTTAACGACGGACGGTCCAGAATTGCAATGCGGATGACTCAATATTAATCATGCATTCATATTTAATAAAGCTAACCCCAATTTTAATTTGGAGCCAGGGGCGCGAACTTACTTAAATATACATGTGTGGTGTAGGATCTGCAGTCATTgcataaatgtttaataacTTTCGTGCCACAAGGGGTAACAAAAGTCCATTTAGTACATATAAGGGTGCAAGTGCTTGTATGTTTACCctctttaataaaaaatgcatcTATTACTTTTGAAGGAGAAAGAAGTAGTGGAATGCCAAAGcgcattttaatgaaaaaagtTGGAAACTTTCATGGCAAAGGGGCAAGTTGCATTTGTTCTTATTCTAGATTTAATTGCGTCTAGTTTTCTCATTCGTTGGGTTTTCAGGGACTTCAATGTTTAACCACTTACCATCCAAACaccatttaaatatataatttttgatgGCTTGAATTCCTTTAAGGAAAAGCAGCACATTTTCTAAGAaacatttgtaaaattttatttatattcactTTTCCGTATATGATTTTGCTTTACACTCATATAAACTAATTTCTATAAAGTTGTCTATTCCGATTACAGTATAATATATTGCCTTTCACATATCATTAATTCAGATAAGTGCATGtcttgtatatatataaatatacctAGTATTTTGTAGTAAAAGCTTCGAATTTATTTGCACGTCTTTTCAGCTCTTTGATTAGCCTATTTGTGGTTGATTGTGAACTTGATAGGATCCTAGAATGCgtatataataatacaatCGATCTAAACGCCTTTgtgtacataaatattatCGTATAACGCATTAACAGAAGCGTACGCATGCTATCCAATCTTAAAGGCACATCTTTCATGTAtgatatatataattttgttgattttggtCTGTTTGGTTGCTAACATATGCAGTATTGTGTACTCATGCCGAGTCTAATTGGTCCCAATCGTTGCGGGCCCAATTCGGTAACTCCGTTTCGTACTCCCATCCAGGGCCCTAAAAAAGTTGGTTAACATATTAGAGATTAGAGTTCATACTTTAGGTCTTGAATATAATCACACACCTTGTACTTCCATGCGTGCAGATACATTATAAGATCCTTTGATTTCGGATCACGATAGTGCACTTTGCACTCGTAGCAATGCTCATCCACTGTTACCTTGTTCACATTGCACCCTCCTCCACTCAATGGAAGCTCCACTGCATCCAGTGGAGCTGGGCAGCTATCCGAGGAAGACTTCTGTGCCACAAGCGGATACTCCTTGACTGCATTGGTGCGTTCTATTAGTTTAACACTATTTTCGGACTGCTGGGCCTCCGTGCAAGGTGGTGTAGTTTCCCGGGAATTGACACACCCATCATCATCGCTGTGATGAACAACTGAAAGGTGTCAAAAGATATTAGATATGCTGCATCATAAGATCATAAGATATGTAGGTCAACGCACCGGAAGTGTGCTCACTGCTGAGACTTTCCCGATCGGCCTCGTCCTTGGTGGTCTTGAACATGGATATATCCGAGTCACAATCGATGCCCAGCCAGTTCTCCGCGTTGTGTATGTTTATGAGATCTCGTATAAGCTCTTCGTCTGACTTTCCACCTATATCACCGGATCGTCCTTTTTGCGGACCGAAGACTTCGTGATTGTACAGTGGATCGTTCAGAATGGGATAACCTTCGGGGAAATACACTTACATTTAGTAACCTGTGTTGGGCACAGCTTCTTCGGAATTATCTCACCTAGGTATTGCAAGTGCACTCTGATCTGATGCATTCGGCCAGTGAGTGGCTTGCAGAGTACCACACTGGTGCTGCCGTTTTGTGAAAGCTTCTGGAAAGTCGTGGTGCAATCCTTGCCCTTCGACGATACTTTGCACACGCCAATCTTGTAGCTGACTACTTCAATGGGCTCCTTGCACTCCACGATGCCACTGAGAATTGCACAAATGCTAGCTACTTAAAAGGCCTTTGAAGTTGGGAATTTTACTCACTCTGGAAATACGCCCTCCACGCGGCAGATGTACTCCTTCTCCACCTGTCTGTTGCGAATCTGCTGCTCCATTTGGCGCGCCTTCTTTGGACTGCGTCCAAATAGTAGAAGTCCAGATGTCAAGCGATCAAGTCGGTGAATTGTGCGTAGGTTCTTCAGATTGAACTCCTTGGCCAGTATGAAGACTACGGTGTTGTGCCTATAACGTCCACAGGGATGTACCTGTAAAAGTGGGAGCACAAGGAATGCTTAGATATCTCATATAATAGCTGATCATTAAAATCGGCGTATACAGATGTGCAGGAagtaggttttttttttctgacaGTAGTGATAACATTAAAATACAGCCTAAGGTCGAAGTAATTGACTATTTCTGTATTAAATGTGTAACATGGCGGTCGTTTAAGCCACTTACAGGTATCGATGCTGGCTTATTTACAACTACAATGTCCTCATCCATATgcacaattttaattggttgACAAGTCACAGGAACTTCGTGTCTGTAAAGATAGCCATGAAACTGGGGTTAGTTCGATATATCATCTCCGTCGGCTGTATCACTAGAGATCGGGAAGATTATAAAGATATGCTAAACGGATGGGCTACTTTTATGAGGCCATTCATTGGCACACTGCAGTCTGTTTTAATGGGCTGTATCTTGAAAGGCTTTTCAAATACATGGTTATGGGTataaaaagtttgttttactttttatttttttctaataGTATAAGTGATAGAAAAGAAGACTTCAGTTTGAGTTACTTAGTTTGGTTAAGTTATGAATGGTAAGTATGTTTCACAAATTAAGaacaattattatttatattaaaaagtCAAAAAATCATAAAGAGGTTTTTAAGTCATTAGGCATTTATAAACTATGGATTATTTATTGGAATTGATGATTTTTGGAGAGTACAAGGTACATCAATCTGGGCAATGTATATCATTTGTAGCGttactttgcttttttggTGAAAAACACATTTAGAATCGACGGGTTATGAAAAAAATACACAGAACACATTATGCGAGTTTTGTAAAATAGAATAGaagtattcattttaaattaccTGTGAACAATATTTGCGAGTAGATCGTTGTGTTTCAGCCGGTAGTCAATGGGCACCTTTTCAAAGTTGACCGTCAGTGTGCCAGTTTGAATACAACGTTCATATTCCTCCGCGGGATGTGCCCGAAATTCCCGGGAGAATATATCCAATATCTTTTCGCCCACCCAGCGACcctttgtaaatgttgtgaaTGTGAAGTAGTACGGATATACCTTGCGAAGACCTATTTACAAAGGCATTTCATACAATAGTTCTTCTGGGATGTGCAGAATGCCTTACCATTTTCCATAAAGTAGGATGTTTCCTGGTATCTTTCATCCGTGAATCCCGGTCTCTTAGCCTTCAATGCTTTTGTCTCCAGCTTAGCCTGGAATAGAATGGCATCACTTTTTAGTAATGtgctttaaaattatataaaaccTTTCATTGAAAGATACTTACTTTCTTTAGTTCTTTTATTTGATCGTTATCATCTGTTTTCCGCTTCTCGGGAACCTTGATTTTTAGATTCTCAGAGTCCCTTGGAGAAGTAGTCTGTAATAAGTagtacataaaatatataatacatttaGAATTAAGAATAAAGATATTATCAAAATTTTACCTCGACCTCTAAACCTGATCAACAGCAATATTCCCCAAATCTATTTTCACTTTCTCCTCCATTTTAATGCGTATcactttgtttatttccaATCCATTAATCTTTAGTAGTCCCAATCCATTTGGGTCAAAGTGAGATGCTCTTGGTGGGCAAGTCAGCAGGTCTTATGTTACATTATGCTTTATATTACGTAAGTTCGTACAGATACCTAAATATTGTTCTAGgaacacatatatatttataaacagtTTGGGATATGTACTTGGCTTCGACGCTTATATGTCTGGTGCCTTCATAGAGCTACTATTGGCTGACGCTTGTCTTTTATGCGCGGTATTCGAAGGTAAGCGGAGTATATTGgacaatttaaaatagatGTACTTGAAACTAGGTAGTCAAACCGACCTGGTTTTGCCCAAAGGGggaaacattttagtttgGAAACTAAAAGATGAATAATTCATAAGTCTTACCACAGATCAAACAAAACTAAGTGGACATGCTTTCAATAATACTACTACAATTacttatacatttaattttgaagtATTAAATATAAGTATTGAACACCACAGAAATAAAGTCATTGCGCAGCTTCCGCCCCACAAGAGGGTATATGATTTTCAAGTGCCCGGTATCCGCTAGTCGCATTACTCCATTATGTCATTCCTCTCCTCGTTGCTTTCGTTGGCAGTGCGCCCAACGGGTGATGGAAACATGTTGCATGCCCAAAAAGACGCGCGGGAGAGCCACAGACCACGGACCACAACCACGACCACGGGGGATACCATGGGATACCCAGAGATACCATGAGAAGAGATCTCATCTCCGCCGTCCGGTGCGGGGTACGATGCTCGGCGAAATCCCCCCAGTTACAATGGGTCTAAAACGCGTGGATACACATATGCATGACCGTGTACACCGTGCATATTTGAAAAACCATCTCAACCCAGAACAATGCACAGAAGATACACTCGAAGTATATGAATACGTTTTAAATTTAGATTATGAACATTATGAACAGGCGAACATATACTAGCGCCGCTGTACTAACCCAAAATAAACCTAAAACCATGGTAAAAACTAACTGCAAGTATTTTTTGGGTCGCGTCTATGATATCTTATTTACCATAATTCTCATTTAGACTTTTATTTCTCGGCATCAAAATATGtcaaaaatttgatttaaatcGGATTTAATAGCGATGGAAACAGCTCATAtttgttttggaaaatgtAAGGAAATATTGAACGTTTCAGATAGAATTTCTAATTTATTACCGGATGTAAtgaaattcgaaatgaaaTGTTATATTTACGAGCTTGAGAACTATTTCTTTAGTTTGTTGGGCATTAGAAAACCATCATGACTTGTACATCATCTAAGTGCAACTCATTAGAAATTCCGGTTAAAATAAAGTAGCTAAACATACGACATGTATCCGCAAGTTTCAGTAGCTGCGCTCATCTCGCGCCGTGTAATTGCCAGTTTTGATCAACTTGAGATGAGACTAGCagataattgtttatttttgtttaatttgagCAGTAAACACCTGCTGGCAACGAGTTTGCGTTTATACAAGGCAACTAAAGTGATGTACAAACAGGCGAGCAGTAAATATTTGCTACGCTACATTAGTGCATGTCCtccactaaaaataaatcacttCTGATTGACACAAGAATTTAAGACACATCAACTAATAACATCCCAAACCCACATGCTCCTGGGGCAGCGTTCAAAGTCGAAAtattcccccctttttttgtttcttaaaaaaagaaactctAAATCTGACTATCCCGAAATTAGTTGCGTCAAATTTAATGATCGGGCGAATGAAATGCGTATTGCGCTCGTGTTGGCCAATTACCGGTGATGATACTCGTGTCCATTGAACACAAATGAATGAAGACCTCCTACACGCTTTCCACGTCCACTCATCCATGGGAGCTGAGTATAAACGAAGATGATCAATTAATTGAATCATTCAACAGCGGCGACCTGTTGCCAGCGATCTTGGCGCACGGCGgtccccattcccattcccatccccatcctcatccccaCCACCATCCCACATGGCACAatcacatccacatccacatacGATGATCATTGCTAATGTATATGGAAATTCTATAAGtatgttaaatatatatataagcagACATTTGCATATATTCACGAGCATATGCACATACAGAGATAGCCGCATAATGCATATCCAATTATACCTGATGGCTGCGCGCACAGAGTATATTGGTTTCTCCGGAACTGCGACGGAAATAGCTTCAGTGAAGTTACTACACATTCTATCATATTCTAAATTTGTTCTTTTATTCCAAAATGTTCGCTTGCATTTCCGAGGTATTTTTGCTGTCGGCAAACTGTGCAAAACACCATTTGGCTCTTTGATATAAGCAAGTGCGGTGCGGGGGCGATGCCGGCCGCttggaaaatatatgtatgtgcgaGTATAGTGTCTCATTCTGGCACCCGGAACATATTTATGAGTCCGCCCACCCCAAGGCTGTTCATGGAGAAGCTGTGGAGGCGGGGGGCAGAGACGGGGGAGGGGCGAAGTACAAATCGCGGGCGGCACGCTTTTATCGCCTGCACACCAATGTGTTGCGCAAGGTGCGAACGGATCGGCGAATGtctggaaaagcggaaaagtggaaaagcggaaaactgAATGCTGAATGGTGGAAACTGAGAGAAGTGAGCACTACACGTGACCACCACCCACCTATTGCTATATATTAATTATCTATTTTCAAGAGCACTCATCATACAGTGTTAGTTCTGCCCCGCATCGGACATTCCTATTTAACATCAATTTTAAAAGAGATTACGCATTTGTTCTGCGCATAGAAATGTATATTCATACGATACGCCGCTTCTtgtaaacaaaacatttttcaaaagcctGGGCTTAAGATAACTAGATCTGGCTGCTAGAACA
Proteins encoded:
- the LOC120458100 gene encoding RNA pseudouridylate synthase domain-containing protein 2 isoform X1, with product MQNSPAPCAWYLPWSLAAQQHQQKMLQMQSPFLDKMGATSVGGIFAGQPQMQQQLSPNTAAAPPANYQQPALHPSAAPGAHFHMGSPYSHLAPQLLNAGQLNQNALMHSAMFPSLPLGAYYAPAAGGGHTAFGGVPLTSAAQQSLLAATGGAPTGHLATQQTAAQVPVQVPVQVPVQMTQRAAPAACSMVQPLNCLPHQELNHLSSINLNLLRSPAPPLPAIQVLPSAEVPINKKTTSPRDSENLKIKVPEKRKTDDNDQIKELKKAKLETKALKAKRPGFTDERYQETSYFMENGLRKVYPYYFTFTTFTKGRWVGEKILDIFSREFRAHPAEEYERCIQTGTLTVNFEKVPIDYRLKHNDLLANIVHRHEVPVTCQPIKIVHMDEDIVVVNKPASIPVHPCGRYRHNTVVFILAKEFNLKNLRTIHRLDRLTSGLLLFGRSPKKARQMEQQIRNRQVEKEYICRVEGVFPDGIVECKEPIEVVSYKIGVCKVSSKGKDCTTTFQKLSQNGSTSVVLCKPLTGRMHQIRVHLQYLGYPILNDPLYNHEVFGPQKGRSGDIGGKSDEELIRDLINIHNAENWLGIDCDSDISMFKTTKDEADRESLSSEHTSVVHHSDDDGCVNSRETTPPCTEAQQSENSVKLIERTNAVKEYPLVAQKSSSDSCPAPLDAVELPLSGGGCNVNKVTVDEHCYECKVHYRDPKSKDLIMYLHAWKYKGPGWEYETELPNWARNDWDQLDSA